TCTCGATGTACAATCCCAATTTCATGACAATATAGAACCACTTGCATTAAATGCCTAAAGAGAACTCTAGCATCTGCCTCATAAAAACGACCATACTTCTCTAACCGGTGGAAAAGCTCCCCTCCTGCACAAAGCTCCATAACCAAATGAACATAGTCTTCATCTTCATAAACAGCCTTGAGATCTACAACATTTGGATGCCCAGATAACCTAGTCATTATTTCGATTTCGAGCTTGACACTCCGTGCATCATCAGAGGTTACCAATCTATCTTTAGATATCGATTTGCATGCCAACACTTCTCTCGTCAACTTATCCGAGCACAACCTAATAACACCAAATTGACCCCAACCCAATTGCTCTCCAAGAATGTATCGATCTTTCAAATTTGCATTTTGGCCAGTCTCCAATATCGTTTCACTCAAGCTTACAACTTTGTAGCAATTACATGGCTGCTTTGATGTTTCATTGAAGCTGCTGCTCTTGGCAACAGCCATAACACTTTGAAAAATGTTCAAGTCCAACCGATCAAAAATGGTTTAAGGTTTTTGCCTTTTGGCAGGTTGTAACAACTTAGAAATCTCCCCAAAAAAACCAACTTTGTCAAATTTTAATGTCAAAGTTTTGATTTATATCTCTCTCCGTTCACATAGCTCTTACCAAATCCAAATTTGAGATCCAGACCCTTCAAACATAAGACTTTCATGGGTAGTTGTTGAACTTTGACAGCAACACTCGCCTCAAAGATCACGATATCCGAAATCATGACAAGATGATACTAAGGTGTGAACAGTAACCCCAAAACATCATAATCTTAAATGCACGTCAAAGGATTCATCTTAGTCCTCTTAGATTGCCTGGATCTGTAAAATAATTAGCAATTATCAGATATTAATGAAGCAAATCATTCTTTGTGAACTATATTGGAAACAATAATACCATGAGAGCCCAATTATAGAAAAACCCTACATTATTTTATTAGCTGAACAAACTTTAATCCAAGCtcaaaaaaggaaaaacaaaaacgATTCACATTCTAAACATCAAATAAGGAAAGAAACAAACTTTATCATATACCCAAAAACCTCAACAAAACAAAACGATCACCCATTGAAAACCCTAATCAAATAATCACCTCAAAAAAGCATCAATAACGCATCATCTAAAAAACacagaaaaatcacaaaaaaaaaaacaaaaagcatAGCTCAACAAAACCCATAAAAATCTACCTCAAAACATGCCATCACCAGATCCAAAATCACACCTTTCCACACACACAAAAAGGAATCCAgttttcaaattcaaccattaaaCCCCAAAATCATATACAAAGAGAAACAAACCTGGGTAGAGAGCACCACAAAAGAAGAAGTCCGTTGGAGCAGTGATAGAAAGCTCTCCCCCAAAACAGACCTCTGTCTTTATCTCTGCGGGCTCTTCTTCTTTTTGGTCTATCTttttgtaagtttttttttttttttgcagaaatttatatatatatatatatattaaatgaagaGGCTTTGGCTTTGAGTTTTGAGAATGTAGCTGTTgtgtttactttttttttttttcttaatttgtcCTTTGTTTGGGGGTTCTGTTTTTTGAAATGGAAAGAAGAGTATCTCCTCGGACTCCACGTTTTAGTTTAAATtcagtttaattataaattttttgggTAAATTCCGCCcaatgtcactaaattatttataaatttattttttggtcactcaacttcaaaaggTTACAAAATGATTATTGATCTAttagaaagttttcatttaagtcactctGCTATTAAAATCACTACTTTATAATCTTTTCTATTCACAAACACCTGCACCAAAATAAAAGTTTTCCTTTCACTTCTCTTTTACAgttcaatttttttatgaaacaaaTTTGAATGTCACAAATCTAGGATTAAAATCCAAACAACTTTTTCTTCAATCTCTGATACTAACCATCAGATCGACTTAGATCTAAGGTATATTTTTCTACTCATTGATGGATATTGATCCACCATACTAATTATTGCTTAGAGCTAGCTAGTCGAactatttttagaaaaaaattaatagtctagggacttaaataaattttttaaaataatttagtgatttaagttaaaacttttaaataatttagtaatcattttataattttttaaaattaagtaactaaaacataaatttattaataatttaatgatcataatgtaatttacttttttcttttaCTAATCATGTCCATGTCTCGCTTAGCGGCGCGGGATATAATAAACTAATAGACCAGGTCATCAAGTTCGGATCGGACCCTATTATAACACGGGTTTTGAGAAAAATAACGATTTCGGGTCGGTGAAATAATTTCGGGTTTTAACTGCTTATGTTACTCATTGGCTATTCACGTTCtttctttaataaaaaattattggcTTACACCTTACAAAAAGAAAGTATTGCATCTTTTTATAAATTCGAGATTAAAGTTATggataaattttggttttaaataaTGGATAAggtttgtttgaaattttttaaatctCTAATGGATTTTAATTGAGTTAAGTTCAATATATCAACAAGTTTGAGTTTAAAATTGATTCAAAATTTGAAGTTTAATGTTTGATTCGAGTTTAATTGAACAATTTTTAAAGTTTGAATTTAGTTCGAGATATATTTgaactaattgaatttatttaaagTTTTTTATCGGCTTTCGTACTCAACCTCGATTAAATTCATATGTATTTGAGCTTAAGTTTATCTCGAAAATTAAATTtaggttaataatatatattaagagCCTAATGTAgtttaacatatttaaaataaatactaaaaataaaaaaacttgatAAAGCTCACAAGTTGTTAGACTCGGATTTGTCTCAACCGATAGCTTGAAATTAAGCTCATCTCGACGATCACTtgattgaatttgaatttttcgAGTTGAACTCTAGTAACTTGCGAACATAGATATCTTATTTACACACTTACTTAGTTGACaagttttttaataaatttttggttaaaatatgctaCTAGTCTTTGcacttttttgtaattttgtaatttaattattttcaaaaatctagtcctaattttcatatttcaaaatcaagTCCGATTGTCAATACcattataatttttggttaaatttattttcacgatgttttgaaataaaaaaatattcacttaatagtcatgtaattaaaaattatGTTATGATGAACCTAAATTTAACAATAAAGAATTTTAATGGTGGTAACAATCAGACttatacttttaaataaaaaagtagagtgattaaattcattaaaataaaaatacacaaattaagttttaaatttatgaaaatacaaatacttataacttattttaacctttttatatTTAGTACACCAAATAATATATCTAAGTCCGATCCATAATATTATCTTTAAATTGTTCATCCATAtttataaatgtttaaataaaatcaatttaaatccaaactatttgttaaaaaattactttttaaaatttaatattttaacaaatctAACTAAAATATCAATTCCATCTTACAAATTTAATAAAACCCGATCCTCAGAACGCAAAtcacaaaaattttatttttcaaaaaatccaaaacttttaaatttttatatttaaaagaaatccaaaaaataaattcaaaattacaGGACTGGTATCGAAATTATCCAATCTCGTCTAATTACCACCTCTCTCTCCAATAGTTTAGCTATTTCCTCAAACAAGGAAAAAACAttcccaaaaagaaaaaaacccgCCGCAAATTGCAGCAATGGAGCTTCTAAATCGTCTGGGTTTCGATTCATAGGTAAACTCTCTTTAACCATGGCTTAATTAATCATACGAAGACCTTGAAACTTTGAGATTTCTCTCTCACAATCTAAGTTAGCGGCATACGATTAGCAACTTTGTGGAAATGgggattttgtttttgtttttcttcctttaattgcTGATTATTTATGGGTTTCCAGAATAGATTTAAAATTAGCTCAAGTTGAATATTGCAAGGTTTAGTCGAAGTTTAGTATTGAAACTGCAATTATTGACTTCATTCGCTGATTCGATTAGAAAAAGCAATTTAAGTATTTGAATTTTacttctcaaaagaaaaaaaaaagtgattttaaTGTTAATGGAGTGTTTTACatagtaaatagttaataaaaataagcataaaatctgttttttatttatttacagttTGGTAAGGTTTAGATGTGATTTGGGGAATGGGTTTTGTCATTGAAATTGAATCGTTTTTGTTTACTGTTTGTTGGAGAAGAAATTAACTGAACCATTATGCCAATATAGACAGAGTATTTTTGTAGTTAGATGAGTTTCTATTCACTTATGAGTTGAAAAGTAAAAAGAGTTGGCTGGATCATGTGATCATATAGGTGAAGGATgatagttttttttatttattattttgttggCCTAGAGGTTAAATTGGATGCTCCTAGTGACCTGAAAGGATTTCATAGATGCCTTGTGAAATAGTAAAAGTACCGTGGAGGCCTCTGCACTAGAAGTTAGATTGTATTTTTCCCCCCTACTAAAAAAAGGTAAATTAGTCATtgtatattagatcaaagagtaaattggtcatttcaattaaaaatttatctatttgtACGGTTAAAACGAAAAACCGGGCAGTGACACGTGGCGTGCCATTTGTATCTCATGCTGACTTATAAGgaccaatttttaacagtaaaaatgaataaattttttaacaaaatgaccattttattcTTTGATCTAATTTATAAgtctaatttgcccattttttgagtagagaTGGCAAAATGCAATCCGACTTTTAATACAGGGTTTCTGTAGTACTTTTACCTTTCCAAAACACAATTTGTATTTGAAATGCCATGGATTGTTTCAGCACATTTGTTGGATGCTTGCAGATCACACTCTTCATGGCTGCTTTTGTAACTTTGCTTGCTTTTGTATTTTGTGTCCATAGGTTCGCCTTCGACCTTGTCATCTACCTATTTTCCAAGAGAGGCATTCTAGCTGACCCTTTTCGAATAGTTTGATGAATAAACCACAAACAGCACTTATGAGTTTCATTTCTGTAAGCTTCAAATTCGGTTTGAGTCCTCAAACTAGACTTCCATGTAGAAAGTCTTTTATTTCACGATCATCACCCGGGTTTCTTAACATCCGAGCCGTGCAAGAGAATGGGGGTCCTCGAAGATTGGTTGACATCATAAGGCTTGTACCAGATATTTCTAGGAACTACTTTCGAAGTCCTTCTCGAAGGGCACTTTTTGGTGGAATCTCCTTGTTGGGAGGTTTTTATGTTGCACAAACAATCTCTTTGTCCTTTGGAGCTTTAGGAGTAAACGATGTGATCGCAGCGGTAATATGCGTGCTACTGACGGAGTATGTAACAAGGTTTTATTACAGCCGTCCAAAGGTAACATTCCCCATTGCTCTTCTCAACAATTTCAAGATGGGTTTCACCTATGGACTTTTCATTGATGCTTTTAAGCTTGCCAGTTGATTATACCCTGTTTATTTTGACAAATTTCGAGTTTATAAACTTTGCAAATTTCCCATTTTTACTATATTCATTTTGGTCTATTCTTTCCTCACATGTTGGTGAATCTAACTCGCACACCAAatgttttgatgtattatattacCTTAATTGTCTTGTTGTGAAGCTAGTAACTTTTGATATCAGACATAGTTCTCTCTTAGTAACTATTGTAATGAATCGGATGTGGGTTTTTCCCCGTTCCGGGGACTTACACGGAGAAACTGCAGTTGCTTACTTTGGGTTTGGCATAATTCCACATCCTACTTTTCTTGGAACTGTTAAAGATGAAGCTTATAATTATATAAAGATATGTGCCATAGAGGCAAAAACTGCTTAATAGTTAGTTCCATGGAATATGGTTGGTTTCGTTAATGGTTTTGGCATAAATAACCCAAGTAAGTTTCcatgatttatttaaattttaagcaCTGTTATGTGCCAATGAATATTATAAGAGTGGTTTTTGATAATTCATGTATGCCAGTTCCCAAAATTTTGTTTCTTTGATCTTCATTAGTAATTTATGACATTTTTTCGAGTTGgggcatattattatttttaataggtGATTAATGACATTTTTTTTAGCATCATGCACATGTCATACATCATGATCCATGATCCATAAATTATACTCAAggtcattaaactattaataatttatattttggtcaATTAACTTCAAACAATTATGAAATAGTTATTGAATtattaaaagttttcatttaagtcattgagcTATTAAAATCGTTGCTATATGGGCTTCTTTATTCGCACCATCTGTACCAATTGAAGGCACTTCTTCCTCTTCTCTTGTACAATCTaggtttttttcatgaaacagttTTGTACGTTACGAATTTGCAGATCAACATTTGAACAACTTTCTTCTTCGATTTTCGACACCATGTTCTTCTATTTGTTAATAGGTGTTGATTCACTATACTAATTGTCGAATCATTGCTTGAAGCTTTctagctaaattaaaaaaaaaaagaaaaaaacttgacggtctagtgacttaaataaaaacttttaaatagttgagttatcattttgtaattaaaatttaaactcgCTAATAGTTTAATGATGTGTGTAATTTACACTATATATTAAACTATATATGAAAATCAAAAAGCTTTGGTTATGATAAActtaaaagtttataaaattcTAACGATTTAagttgaaaatttattataaataagtTTTATTAATCTTACataacattttcataatattataatttacttTATATAAAGaagatttttttaatatttttaattaaattgatgcttggtattttaaacttttaatttttccattcaaataaaaattatttgatttttaatataatatttaaaattattcattacTCTTTTCATTTCTTAAATTAAGGAATAAGGAATAAATATGTTTTAATACACACGAGCTTACGTCATTCTATAATGACAACAATATTTAtattaactaaattaaaattcaatcgacaacttttaataaatataatttacatTTTTCCCACCACAAAAGTGGGTATCAATCTAATATAAATAGATAGCAACTTTCATTCATTAATTCAAATGAATTATCAAATATATAACTAATTATATGATTAAgtcaagaaataaataaataaaaattaagtcaaacctatatattaaaatatataattttattttcagcCAATACATTTattcttgtttttattttttagtcaATACATCTATAGTGTTTAAATCCTAATCATGAATTAGAAATATATTAATAAGTAATATAGATATTGGAAGCGTCTAAATAAAGAATGTGATAAGCATGGAATAAATATGAACCAAAAAAGAGAGATAAGTATGGAATTAATAATGGGTTGTATGCTTTATTTGCCTTgcaattttagaaaataaaaataataatagaatgggtgataatttgatttttttcattCCCGTAATTATGTAAAATTTAGGAATTATTTTACCCATCcacttaaaaatagataaattagttttttctgttaaaatttttattaatttatagtgTTAAAAATTAGAATAGTTAACAAAATAACTAGATAAGTGTCATGTGTACTCATTCGATTTATATGAATTTGCTTTTAATAGTAGAAAGCAgtgaaatttttaatataatgattaatttattatttagtttaattataaggattaatttatctatttttaattgagagaaaaatataatttaactttcGATACAAGAATCTCAGtaataattttacctttacttttaatatataattatattttataaataacaaTAAAGTATATACTAGATGAGATTCTATTCAACATATAAAGAAATTTTTTGAATCAATAATTATACGTAAAAGTaaatgtaataaaaaaaaagtacgTATCAATATGTATTAAAATGTAATCTTTGTTTCCATAGATAAATCACGTAAAATTCCtcctcccccaaaaaaaaaatttaattttatgaaaaataaaaatacgaaagcataaaattaattttatttataattaagtttttacTTTGCATAAATTTCTTAATAACCTATTGATAATTAATTAGAACGGTAAATGAAATCTGCTGCCGTACGGACCCGAAGGCAGCAGCCATATCCTAAAGCATATTCTCTTCGTTTCACCTTCTAAATCGGTGCATCGTCCGCCGTGATCGGACTCCGTTCAGGTTAGGATTCCGGCTACCTCTTTCTCGATCATATTCTCAAACTCAGCTAAAACTGAAGCTTCTTCCTTTCAATCCAGTGTTATTTACTGGCGACAATGGATTTAGATGGCGGCGCCGGCAATAATAAGCGTGTCTTCAACCGGCATGGAACAGACTCTTCTAAAAACCAGAAAGTTTGTTTCCATTGGCGGGCCGGTAAGTGTACCCGTTTTCCTTGCTCTTTCTTGCACAGCGAACCGTCTCATCCTTCGGGCTCCGCCGCCGCCGCCTCCTCCTCCTCCACCGCTAACGGATCGGGTGCTCCCAAACGCTTCGCTGATGATTCCAGATTCTCGGGTTCGGTTCAACGACGAGGCCCGAACTtcaaaaataatcataataatagtTGGGGGAGAATGGGAGCTAATAATAAGGTGGTTAGAAAAACAGAGGAAGTATGTAATTATTGGGTGCAAGGGAACTGTACTTTCGGAGACAAGTGTAGGTTTTTACATTCATGGAGTTTAGGTGAAGGTTTTAGCATGTTGAATCACCTTGATGGGCACCAGAAAGTAAGTTTTTTTCCCCCTTCTTTGGTGTTAATTCTTGGAAGTATCATAGCGTGATGATGATGATGGGTTTTATTTTGTGAACAGCTTCTCAGTGGAATTGTGTTGCCAGCAGGTATGGATAAGCTTTTTACAGGGAGTAAAGATGAGACGTTGAGGGCTTGGGATGCCAACTCTGGTCAGGTTGTGATATACTTTGTTTCTTTATTCTATTTTGGCGTTTTAATTTAGATTTTAGTATATTgggaataaaaagaaaagaaat
This window of the Gossypium arboreum isolate Shixiya-1 chromosome 12, ASM2569848v2, whole genome shotgun sequence genome carries:
- the LOC108478308 gene encoding uncharacterized protein LOC108478308; the protein is MNKPQTALMSFISVSFKFGLSPQTRLPCRKSFISRSSPGFLNIRAVQENGGPRRLVDIIRLVPDISRNYFRSPSRRALFGGISLLGGFYVAQTISLSFGALGVNDVIAAVICVLLTEYVTRFYYSRPKVTFPIALLNNFKMGFTYGLFIDAFKLAS